A part of Biomphalaria glabrata chromosome 3, xgBioGlab47.1, whole genome shotgun sequence genomic DNA contains:
- the LOC106074025 gene encoding D-aminoacyl-tRNA deacylase 1-like: MKAVIQRVLSASVTVDNEIVGSIGKGLCVLVGISRHDTEKEMEYIVRKILNIRVFSDEKDKRWMKSVMDMGYEVLCVSQFTLESTLKGNKPDFRYAMSPELSQPFYNQFLQALKTQYKADRIQDGKFGAYMQVDIQNDGPVTIPLEIKPGAPSKDTKEEDQPEQPLS, translated from the exons ATGAAGGCTGTGATACAGAGAGTGTTAAGTGCAAGTGTTACAg TTGACAATGAGATTGTTGGCTCCATAGGCAAAGGCCTCTGCGTTTTAGTGGGGATCTCACGACATGATacagaaaaagaaatggaataTAT AGTaagaaaaattttaaacattagaGTATTCAGTGATGAAAAAGACAAACGCTGGATGAAAAGTGTCATGGACATGGGCTATGAAGTACTTTGTGTTAGTCAG TTTACCTTGGAATCAACCTTGAAAGGAAATAAGCCAGATTTTAGATATGCCATGAGTCCAGAATTGTCTCAGCCTTTTTATAACCAGTTCTTACAGGCCTTGAAAACTCAGTACAAAGCAGACAGAATTCAAg ATGGGAAATTTGGTGCCTATATGCAAGTTGATATACAAAATGATGGTCCTGTAACTATCCCATTGGAAATTAAGCCTGGGGCTCCATCAAAG GATACCAAAGAAGAAGACCAGCCTGAACAACCTCTTTCTTGA
- the LOC106074023 gene encoding cilia- and flagella-associated protein 70-like isoform X2, which produces MTSDADVVHNRNADPICIKVLKAKNLRGSRGENVAFVIKVEFADRLLSESSKFDTNGDSQLDCNFTSFLNCPSDDVVALDELANKPLVFTVSEVLQKEKKQKEEKTSLLGQCCLDLSPFLRGTTHIKQTLTLCPFSGSPLENLFQENQKAELDVNVTLNQPLVTDAHFKGSNILTISLGSLYSPPESWTTMSQSYHYGASLPIPITPERENSVVFTNGLLKPAQDKDANNKQKKWANPGTASGNAAYLPTSIFSIPIEEEDGDLKGKEDVDHRNIAENDRHRVIWNMERRCFLDSSTIKVFQESIAKCRYWPLEIMRMSQPAVGKGKKDEDVSVGFHGITFLNLAPLLYPGVQTIRGAFKVIGYSDHLLAEKTKRKAGLLDETVKATQSSMNRLANSPVQKKGGKDGDKRDKKQAAKSEADSESQASINVEGQQYNEAKSYIMVELSLDKPLVPKRPAELLAKRVAELIPPRPMFAKRTDGAQKAVEDFHFQVASVANLILEEFREHFGDQFKDNEPQSSEDMEARRQKLVYELNSSGKYFAFKEQLKHSVVKIVREKYLRTTGFEDRQELQTFLSELYVYLIDQMHVSLGHVMAHEDQPPVPKPLTDNAQLKHFAQEAEVNQNFQLAATFYKERIARDKTDANSWFDFGTFNLYIHDIPKAEECFKECISLNPSHLQGLMLYGVVCMMTERYDLAETFFESATCVEPKSVLAWTMLGLFYDAVPNEISAEMAFIEAQKLNLMPEVEPKEEEPQEESFDEDKGKTPDPQEEKSSPMSEVLKTESVKTFEDKTPDPTKTSVTGADKLVADDGNELGSAVKVCVLSSTAENVIEIESSTTPQPPESIYMQAVEWLLEVKATSFTERALGHELVTCPNGPTPAYYIALAQLRLQKGEYNLAEESLNEALQLDFQSPDAWSLMGHVKYMTNDFNGARDCYERTVSFIEDARDMHSTYLRLASIYLQENKYETAKRTFLLACKRSPSCVSWLGVGIACYRLNELTEAEDALSEANILNNNDPEVWAYLSLICLKTKRQLEAEQAYKYAIKLSLDDPALLAEIHREQVIHGFGNPAF; this is translated from the exons ATGACTTCTGACGCTGATGTTGTCCACAATCGCAATGCAGATCCAATTTGCATTAAAGTTTTAAAAGCTAAAAACTTG AGAGGCTCGAGGGGAGAAAATGTAGCCTTTGTTATCAAAGTGGAGTTTGCTGATCGACTGTTGAGTGAAAGTTCTAAGTTTGATACTAATGGGGACAGCCAGTTAGATTGtaactttacttcttttcttAACTGCCCTTCAGATGACGTTGTGGCCCTTGATGAGCTGGCCAACAAACCACTTGTAT TTACTGTCAGTGAAGTTCtacagaaagaaaagaaacagaaagaagagAAGACAAGTCTTCTAGGTCAATGCTGTTTAGATTTGTCTCCCTTTCTAAGAG GTACAACTCATATCAAGCAAACACTGACATTGTGTCCATTTTCTGGGTCACCACTGGAAAACCTTTTTCAAGAAAACCAGAAA GCAGAATTGGATGTAAATGTGACCTTAAACCAACCATTGGTAACTGATGCTCATTTCAAGGGAAGTAATATTCTGACTATATCTCTGGGAAGTCTGTACTCTCCCCCTGAATCATGGACAACTATGAGTCAGTCTTATCACTATGGGGCTTCTCTTCCTATTCCTATCACCCCAGAG AGAGAAAATTCAGTGGTCTTCACCAACGGTCTATTAAAACCTGCTCAGGATAAAGATGCTAACAACAAACAGAAGAAATGGGCCAATCCAGGAACAGCATCTGGTAATGCAGCCTATTTACCAACAAG CATTTTTAGTATTCCTATTGAAGAAGAAGATGGTGACTTGAAAGGGAAAGAAGATGTAGACCATCGCAACATAGCAGAGAATGATAGGCATCGTGTGATATGGAACATGGAGCGGAGATGTTTCTTGGATTCTTCAACTATCAAAGT atTTCAGGAGTCTATTGCCAAATGTCGGTATTGGCCATTGGAGATAATGAGAATGTCACAACCTGCTGTAGGGAAAgggaaaaaa gATGAGGATGTTAGTGTTGGCTTTCATGGTATAACTTTTTTAAACCTTGCACCACTCTTGTATCCTGGAG TTCAGACCATCAGAGGTGCCTTTAAAGTTATTGGCTATTCAGACCATTTACTGGCTGAGAAG ACCAAAAGGAAGGCAGGTCTGTTAGATGAGACTGTCAAGGCTACTCAGAGCTCTATGAACAGATTGGCTAATTCTCCTGTACAAAAGAAAGGTGGCAAAGATGGGgataaaagagacaaaaaacAA GCAGCCAAGTCAGAGGCTGATAGTGAAAGCCAGGCATCTATCAATGTAGAGGGACAGCAGTACAATGAAGCTAAATCTTACATTATGGTAGAGCTGAGCCTGGACAAACCTCTAGTTCCAAAACGTCCTGCAGAATTACTTGCCAAAAG AGTTGCAGAGCTGATCCCTCCAAGGCCAATGTTTGCTAAGCGTACAGATGGTGCTCAAAAA GCAGTTGAAGACTTCCATTTTCAAGTTGCAAGTGTTGCTAACCTCATCTTAGAAGAGTTCAG AGAACATTTTGGTGACCAGTTTAAAGATAATGAGCCACAATCAAGTGAAGATATGGAAGCTAG gCGACAAAAACTTGTGTATGAATTGAATTCATCAGGAAAATATTTTGCCTTCAAAGAGCAGCTGAAACATTCTGTGGTGAAAATTGTGAGAGAGAAATATCTTCGCACCACTGGGTTTGAAGATAGACAGGAACTTCAA ACATTTTTATCAGAGCTTTATGTTTACTTGATTGACCAAATGCATGTTTCACTTGGTCATGTGATGGCCCATGAAGACCAGCCACCTGTACCCAAACCACTCACTGACAATGCACAGCTCAAACATTTTGCTCAAGAGGCAGAAGTCAACCAAAACTTCCAACTAGCTGCCACATTTTACAAAGAG CGGATAGCTAGAGACAAAACTGATGCCAACAGTTGGTTTGATTTTGGAACTTTTAACTTGTACATACATGACATTCCCAAG GCTGAAGAATGTTTCAAGGAATGCATTTCTCTCAATCCAAGTCACCTACAAGG ATTGATGTTGTATGGGGTGGTGTGTATGATGACAGAGAGGTACGATCTAGCTGAAACTTTCTTTGAATCTGCAACGTGTGTTGAACCAAAAAGTGTCCTGGCTTGGACCATGCTGG GTTTATTTTATGATGCTGTTCCAAATGAAATTAGTGCTGAAATGGCATTTATAGAAGCCCAAAAGCTCAACTTAATGCCAGAGGTAGAACCAAAAGAGGAAGAACCCCAAGAAGAGAGCTTTGATGAAGATAAAG GGAAAACACCAGACCCCCAAGAAGAGAAGTCATCTCCAATGTCAGAAGTTTTAAAAACGGAGTCTGTCAAAACTTTTGAAGACAAAACTCCAGATCCAACTAAAACATCTGTTACCGGTGCTGACAAATTAG ttGCAGATGATGGTAATGAATTAGGAAGTGCTGTCAAAGTTTGTGTTTTGTCTTCTACTGCTGAAAATGTAATTGAGATTGAGTCCAGCACCACACCTCAACCACCAGAGAGTATCTACATGCAGGCTGTTGAATGGCTTCTAGAAGTGAAAGCAACCTCA TTTACAGAAAGAGCTCTAGGGCATGAACTGGTTACCTGCCCTAATGGTCCCACACCAGCCTATTACATTGCACTAGCACAGCTGAGGTTACAGAAGGGGGAATATAATTTAGCAGAAGAGAGTCTCAATGAAGCACTTCAGCTGGATTTTCAG AGTCCAGATGCTTGGTCATTAATGGGTCATGTGAAATATATGACCAATGACTTTAATGGTGCCAGAGACTGTTATGAAAGGACAGTGTCATTCATTGAGGATGCCAGGGACATGCATTCAACCTACCTAAGACTTGCCTCCATTTATCTGCAAGAGAATAAG TATGAAACAGCAAAAAGAACTTTTCTCTTGGCATGTAAAAGGTCTCCTTCTTGTGTATCCTGGCTTGGTGTTGGCATTGCCTGCTACAGA TTGAATGAACTGACGGAAGCTGAAGATGCCCTATCAGAagctaatattttaaataataatgatcCAGAAGTATGGGCTTACCTGTCATTAATTTGTCTCAAAACAAAACGTCAACTTGAAGCAGAGCAAGCCTATAAATATGCTATCAAA CTCAGCCTTGATGATCCAGCCCTTCTGGCAGAAATCCACAGAGAACAAGTTATTCATGGATTTGGCAACCCTGCCTTTTAG
- the LOC106074023 gene encoding cilia- and flagella-associated protein 70-like isoform X1 gives MTSDADVVHNRNADPICIKVLKAKNLRGSRGENVAFVIKVEFADRLLSESSKFDTNGDSQLDCNFTSFLNCPSDDVVALDELANKPLVFTVSEVLQKEKKQKEEKTSLLGQCCLDLSPFLRGTTHIKQTLTLCPFSGSPLENLFQENQKAELDVNVTLNQPLVTDAHFKGSNILTISLGSLYSPPESWTTMSQSYHYGASLPIPITPERENSVVFTNGLLKPAQDKDANNKQKKWANPGTASGNAAYLPTSIFSIPIEEEDGDLKGKEDVDHRNIAENDRHRVIWNMERRCFLDSSTIKVFQESIAKCRYWPLEIMRMSQPAVGKGKKDEDVSVGFHGITFLNLAPLLYPGVQTIRGAFKVIGYSDHLLAEKTKRKAGLLDETVKATQSSMNRLANSPVQKKGGKDGDKRDKKQRPSSAIPPSFDLEAAKSEADSESQASINVEGQQYNEAKSYIMVELSLDKPLVPKRPAELLAKRVAELIPPRPMFAKRTDGAQKAVEDFHFQVASVANLILEEFREHFGDQFKDNEPQSSEDMEARRQKLVYELNSSGKYFAFKEQLKHSVVKIVREKYLRTTGFEDRQELQTFLSELYVYLIDQMHVSLGHVMAHEDQPPVPKPLTDNAQLKHFAQEAEVNQNFQLAATFYKERIARDKTDANSWFDFGTFNLYIHDIPKAEECFKECISLNPSHLQGLMLYGVVCMMTERYDLAETFFESATCVEPKSVLAWTMLGLFYDAVPNEISAEMAFIEAQKLNLMPEVEPKEEEPQEESFDEDKGKTPDPQEEKSSPMSEVLKTESVKTFEDKTPDPTKTSVTGADKLVADDGNELGSAVKVCVLSSTAENVIEIESSTTPQPPESIYMQAVEWLLEVKATSFTERALGHELVTCPNGPTPAYYIALAQLRLQKGEYNLAEESLNEALQLDFQSPDAWSLMGHVKYMTNDFNGARDCYERTVSFIEDARDMHSTYLRLASIYLQENKYETAKRTFLLACKRSPSCVSWLGVGIACYRLNELTEAEDALSEANILNNNDPEVWAYLSLICLKTKRQLEAEQAYKYAIKLSLDDPALLAEIHREQVIHGFGNPAF, from the exons ATGACTTCTGACGCTGATGTTGTCCACAATCGCAATGCAGATCCAATTTGCATTAAAGTTTTAAAAGCTAAAAACTTG AGAGGCTCGAGGGGAGAAAATGTAGCCTTTGTTATCAAAGTGGAGTTTGCTGATCGACTGTTGAGTGAAAGTTCTAAGTTTGATACTAATGGGGACAGCCAGTTAGATTGtaactttacttcttttcttAACTGCCCTTCAGATGACGTTGTGGCCCTTGATGAGCTGGCCAACAAACCACTTGTAT TTACTGTCAGTGAAGTTCtacagaaagaaaagaaacagaaagaagagAAGACAAGTCTTCTAGGTCAATGCTGTTTAGATTTGTCTCCCTTTCTAAGAG GTACAACTCATATCAAGCAAACACTGACATTGTGTCCATTTTCTGGGTCACCACTGGAAAACCTTTTTCAAGAAAACCAGAAA GCAGAATTGGATGTAAATGTGACCTTAAACCAACCATTGGTAACTGATGCTCATTTCAAGGGAAGTAATATTCTGACTATATCTCTGGGAAGTCTGTACTCTCCCCCTGAATCATGGACAACTATGAGTCAGTCTTATCACTATGGGGCTTCTCTTCCTATTCCTATCACCCCAGAG AGAGAAAATTCAGTGGTCTTCACCAACGGTCTATTAAAACCTGCTCAGGATAAAGATGCTAACAACAAACAGAAGAAATGGGCCAATCCAGGAACAGCATCTGGTAATGCAGCCTATTTACCAACAAG CATTTTTAGTATTCCTATTGAAGAAGAAGATGGTGACTTGAAAGGGAAAGAAGATGTAGACCATCGCAACATAGCAGAGAATGATAGGCATCGTGTGATATGGAACATGGAGCGGAGATGTTTCTTGGATTCTTCAACTATCAAAGT atTTCAGGAGTCTATTGCCAAATGTCGGTATTGGCCATTGGAGATAATGAGAATGTCACAACCTGCTGTAGGGAAAgggaaaaaa gATGAGGATGTTAGTGTTGGCTTTCATGGTATAACTTTTTTAAACCTTGCACCACTCTTGTATCCTGGAG TTCAGACCATCAGAGGTGCCTTTAAAGTTATTGGCTATTCAGACCATTTACTGGCTGAGAAG ACCAAAAGGAAGGCAGGTCTGTTAGATGAGACTGTCAAGGCTACTCAGAGCTCTATGAACAGATTGGCTAATTCTCCTGTACAAAAGAAAGGTGGCAAAGATGGGgataaaagagacaaaaaacAA CGTCCCAGCAGTGCCATACCACCATCTTTTGATTTAGAG GCAGCCAAGTCAGAGGCTGATAGTGAAAGCCAGGCATCTATCAATGTAGAGGGACAGCAGTACAATGAAGCTAAATCTTACATTATGGTAGAGCTGAGCCTGGACAAACCTCTAGTTCCAAAACGTCCTGCAGAATTACTTGCCAAAAG AGTTGCAGAGCTGATCCCTCCAAGGCCAATGTTTGCTAAGCGTACAGATGGTGCTCAAAAA GCAGTTGAAGACTTCCATTTTCAAGTTGCAAGTGTTGCTAACCTCATCTTAGAAGAGTTCAG AGAACATTTTGGTGACCAGTTTAAAGATAATGAGCCACAATCAAGTGAAGATATGGAAGCTAG gCGACAAAAACTTGTGTATGAATTGAATTCATCAGGAAAATATTTTGCCTTCAAAGAGCAGCTGAAACATTCTGTGGTGAAAATTGTGAGAGAGAAATATCTTCGCACCACTGGGTTTGAAGATAGACAGGAACTTCAA ACATTTTTATCAGAGCTTTATGTTTACTTGATTGACCAAATGCATGTTTCACTTGGTCATGTGATGGCCCATGAAGACCAGCCACCTGTACCCAAACCACTCACTGACAATGCACAGCTCAAACATTTTGCTCAAGAGGCAGAAGTCAACCAAAACTTCCAACTAGCTGCCACATTTTACAAAGAG CGGATAGCTAGAGACAAAACTGATGCCAACAGTTGGTTTGATTTTGGAACTTTTAACTTGTACATACATGACATTCCCAAG GCTGAAGAATGTTTCAAGGAATGCATTTCTCTCAATCCAAGTCACCTACAAGG ATTGATGTTGTATGGGGTGGTGTGTATGATGACAGAGAGGTACGATCTAGCTGAAACTTTCTTTGAATCTGCAACGTGTGTTGAACCAAAAAGTGTCCTGGCTTGGACCATGCTGG GTTTATTTTATGATGCTGTTCCAAATGAAATTAGTGCTGAAATGGCATTTATAGAAGCCCAAAAGCTCAACTTAATGCCAGAGGTAGAACCAAAAGAGGAAGAACCCCAAGAAGAGAGCTTTGATGAAGATAAAG GGAAAACACCAGACCCCCAAGAAGAGAAGTCATCTCCAATGTCAGAAGTTTTAAAAACGGAGTCTGTCAAAACTTTTGAAGACAAAACTCCAGATCCAACTAAAACATCTGTTACCGGTGCTGACAAATTAG ttGCAGATGATGGTAATGAATTAGGAAGTGCTGTCAAAGTTTGTGTTTTGTCTTCTACTGCTGAAAATGTAATTGAGATTGAGTCCAGCACCACACCTCAACCACCAGAGAGTATCTACATGCAGGCTGTTGAATGGCTTCTAGAAGTGAAAGCAACCTCA TTTACAGAAAGAGCTCTAGGGCATGAACTGGTTACCTGCCCTAATGGTCCCACACCAGCCTATTACATTGCACTAGCACAGCTGAGGTTACAGAAGGGGGAATATAATTTAGCAGAAGAGAGTCTCAATGAAGCACTTCAGCTGGATTTTCAG AGTCCAGATGCTTGGTCATTAATGGGTCATGTGAAATATATGACCAATGACTTTAATGGTGCCAGAGACTGTTATGAAAGGACAGTGTCATTCATTGAGGATGCCAGGGACATGCATTCAACCTACCTAAGACTTGCCTCCATTTATCTGCAAGAGAATAAG TATGAAACAGCAAAAAGAACTTTTCTCTTGGCATGTAAAAGGTCTCCTTCTTGTGTATCCTGGCTTGGTGTTGGCATTGCCTGCTACAGA TTGAATGAACTGACGGAAGCTGAAGATGCCCTATCAGAagctaatattttaaataataatgatcCAGAAGTATGGGCTTACCTGTCATTAATTTGTCTCAAAACAAAACGTCAACTTGAAGCAGAGCAAGCCTATAAATATGCTATCAAA CTCAGCCTTGATGATCCAGCCCTTCTGGCAGAAATCCACAGAGAACAAGTTATTCATGGATTTGGCAACCCTGCCTTTTAG